In Pseudomonas poae, a single genomic region encodes these proteins:
- a CDS encoding heme acquisition protein HasAp, giving the protein MSISISYSTTYAANTVAEYLSDWSAYFGDLNHREGSVKEGSNTGGFNPGPFDGTQYGVSSTVSNAAVVANGDLHYTLFNPPSHTLWGSIDSLNLGTILSGGASSGGYTLTEQEVSFTNLGLSSLQSEGRDGQVHQIIYGLMSGDSSALTSAIDSLLKDIDPSLSVNSTFDQLAAAGVAHVDSASFAASDMALVGVQDVPQDFALAA; this is encoded by the coding sequence ATGAGCATTTCTATTTCATACAGCACGACCTACGCCGCGAACACCGTTGCCGAATACCTGAGCGACTGGTCGGCTTACTTTGGTGACCTGAACCACCGTGAAGGTTCGGTCAAAGAAGGTTCGAACACCGGTGGTTTCAATCCTGGCCCGTTTGATGGCACCCAATACGGCGTGTCGAGCACCGTCAGCAATGCGGCAGTGGTCGCTAACGGTGACCTGCATTACACCTTGTTCAACCCACCGTCGCACACCTTGTGGGGTTCGATCGACTCCCTGAACCTGGGCACAATTTTGTCCGGCGGCGCGAGCAGCGGTGGCTACACCCTCACCGAGCAGGAAGTCAGCTTTACCAACCTCGGCCTGTCGAGCCTGCAGTCCGAAGGCCGCGATGGCCAGGTGCACCAGATCATTTACGGTCTGATGAGCGGCGACAGCTCGGCACTGACCTCGGCTATCGATTCCCTGCTCAAGGACATCGACCCTAGCCTGTCGGTCAACTCGACGTTCGATCAACTGGCCGCTGCCGGTGTGGCTCATGTGGACTCGGCTTCGTTCGCCGCCTCCGATATGGCCTTGGTGGGCGTGCAAGACGTGCCTCAGGACTTCGCCCTGGCTGCCTGA